In Pleurodeles waltl isolate 20211129_DDA chromosome 5, aPleWal1.hap1.20221129, whole genome shotgun sequence, one genomic interval encodes:
- the THBD gene encoding thrombomodulin gives MQCRRFVRPRPTVTSLPCSYGPVLPVDGDLGVGRTTLCQTPFPSPMPRCCSASSLPFLPPFLQGGPRFINLGSLSGRRFDCSARTEVALVPRIPSLLVPCPASRGMLLVRLCLLLLLACSSMSAPSELARGPAQCVGQSCFSLFWSPKPFKAAKRLCEGLGVGGHLMTVRSTVSAEIIGLLLNTGSEERKAGGEHALWIGLHRPSIPPAGSCPDLSGPLRGFHWVTGDSNTDYANWKAPGPGDSCSQSCVTVQNDLSWEERHCENRSQGFLCEFTYPGTCNPLRLGPGFTATYMTPFKANGSYFTALPPGTVASIFPYGFELLCQGEGSASMRWVSQSPGPWHCEVENGGCTHTCREESGIATCNCPQGLELAKDGRQCADPCSSHGCAQLCFPNTTDNKLQCMCREGYELGADGTSCHDVDDCQVNKNICDQRCENTVGGFRCLCHPGYEMSDNKCEDIDECDSQVCEQECINLPGTYRCECTPGYIIDSQNPAKCQIFCNTSECTPECDPHTEELCRCPPGYISDKNNTDDLLRCVDINECYSGYCDQDCDNTHGSYRCSCRPGYTLQADLLTCKLDDEDEGSSEEATTPSGAPGTTPPPPEPLHLGIMIGIVVGILSIVSILIAIVFHWFRKHTAHAVTDCKCKHTEKGVVLRQVTMGAPSHQKL, from the coding sequence ATGCAGTGTCGGAGGTTTGTCCGCCCTCGCCCCACCGTGACGTCACTCCCGTGCAGTTATGGTCCTGTGCTGCCTGTGGACGGGGACCTCGGAGTGGGGAGGACCACTCTCTGCCAGACCCCCTTTCCTTCGCCCATGCCTCGCTGCTGCAGCGCTTCCTCCCTGCCCTTCCTCCCTCCGTTCCTGCAGGGAGGGCCGCGCTTTATAAACTTGGGCTCTCTGTCTGGACGCAGATTTGACTGTAGCGCCCGCACTGAGGTGGCACTAGTTCCCCGGATCCCTTCTCTGCTGGTGCCCTGCCCTGCCTCCCGTGGGATGCTGCTCGTCCGGCTCTGCCTGTTGCTGCTACTGGCATGCTCTTCGATGTCAGCCCCTTCAGAGCTGGCCCGGGGGCCGGCGCAATGCGTGGGGCAGAGCTGTTTCAGCCTCTTTTGGAGTCCCAAGCCCTTTAAAGCAGCTAAGCGCCTCTGCGAGGGGCTAGGGGTCGGTGGGCACCTCATGACAGTCCGGAGCACAGTGTCCGCCGAGATCATCGGCCTGCTGCTGAACACTGGTTCTGAGGAGCGCAAAGCAGGGGGGGAGCATGCACTGTGGATAGGGCTCCATCGGCCTTCCATCCCACCAGCCGGCTCCTGCCCCGACCTTTCAGGGCCTCTGCGTGGCTTCCACTGGGTCACCGGAGACTCCAACACAGACTACGCCAATTGGAAGGCCCCTGGACCCGGGGACAGCTGCTCACAGAGCTGCGTGACCGTGCAGAATGATCTGTCCTGGGAGGAAAGGCACTGCGAGAACCGGAGCCAGGGCTTCCTGTGCGAGTTCACCTACCCGGGCACATGTAATCCGCTGAGACTCGGCCCTGGGTTCACGGCGACCTACATGACCCCCTTCAAAGCGAATGGAAGCTACTTTACGGCGCTGCCCCCGGGCACGGTGGCCTCAATCTTCCCTTACGGGTTCGAGCTTCTTTGCCAAGGCGAGGGCAGCGCCAGCATGAGATGGGTTTCCCAGAGCCCAGGTCCCTGGCACTGCGAGGTGGAGAACGGAGGCTGCACCCACACCTGTCGAGAGGAGTCTGGCATTGCCACTTGCAACTGTCCTCAGGGTTTAGAGCTGGCTAAAGATGGACGGCAATGCGCTGACCCCTGCTCCAGCCATGGATGCGCCCAGCTCTGCTTTCCCAACACCACCGACAATAAGCTACAATGTATGTGCCGTGAAGGGTACGAGCTGGGCGCAGATGGCACCAGCTGCCACGACGTCGACGACTGCCAGGTGAACAAGAACATATGTGATCAGCGGTGCGAGAACACAGTGGGGGGCTTCCGCTGCCTCTGCCACCCGGGCTACGAAATGTCAGATAATAAGTGTGAGGACATAGATGAGTGCGACAGCCAGGTCTGTGAACAGGAGTGCATCAACCTGCCTGGCACTTACAGGTGTGAGTGTACCCCGGGGTACATCATAGACTCTCAAAATCCCGCAAAGTGCCAGATATTTTGCAACACCAGCGAGTGCACACCGGAGTGTGACCCCCACACAGAGGAGTTGTGCCGCTGCCCTCCGGGGTACATCAGTGATAAAAACAATACGGACGACCTACTTAGATGTGTGGATATTAACGAATGTTACTCTGGGTACTGTGATCAGGACTGTGACAACACCCACGGCTCCTACCGGTGCTCCTGTCGGCCCGGGTACACTTTGCAGGCCGATCTACTGACTTGTAAACTCGATGACGAAGATGAAGGGAGTTCTGAGGAAGCCACCACCCCTTCAGGAGCACCAGGGACGACACCACCTCCACCGGAGCCTCTTCACCTGGGCATCATGATTGGCATCGTAGTGGGCATCTTGTCTATTGTGTCCATCCTTATTGCCatcgtcttccactggttcaggaagcACACCGCGCACGCAGTGACGGATTGCAAATGTAAACACACCGAGAAAGGCGTGGTGCTGCGGCAGGTGACCATGGGCGCCCCCTCGCACCAAAAACTTTAG